In the Eremothecium cymbalariae DBVPG#7215 chromosome 7, complete sequence genome, one interval contains:
- the JSN1 gene encoding Jsn1p (similar to Ashbya gossypii AGL305W) has translation MVDKGNRKGTSNSSSGSGSSPGSKSHTRPSLSKIPEVIDPGITVPIYEEDIVDDQEQISLEEQPQKLGSYRAKAGRFSNTLSNLLPSISAKLHHNRKGAGGTGKNVVSVVDSEPLTEQHSTSVEMTGSITPPHDLQNVISLPDSTYGITQPRNSNESYTYGNNGYNGHLQPTTSNGISRTRNNTVSSQITSLSSIAAAPIATSNSGNIWTNSTASPADTINNMVSTQFNPIPLPDFPQPNFYDVLAQQPQQLQQSQTTTSLSVPHGSGNFWDKRTRSQSNASSIYADAQLFDPSGVQPAAQPGRSRASTFASTTQPPSIVNNSILPSGPIIQDEVDPRSLNWVSTDPAVPTINQISHLLPSNTISISNVYPLQQQQPHLSNAVNLTSASLATLCLNFGKVLSARTMKTVNMAIVEFDTVDAAVRAKDALNGKEVSLVGAPSAIHFAKVLPMHQQVNVIPPMPSNSNGLQSLLQEQLFSGAVTFQQQNGIAIPVFNSNGLNAQQQQPPSHQSQGQTQVSNHPNATHSLSSLSHTQPDKEHCPFPLPPTDIKEQVSLLEDLIKSFKIEHDDSKIKHIISNALAYHGTGDTTDFGPLPEPLPHREFDAPKLRELRKLIDADNITDLEIEQLSIAMLDELPELSSDYLGNTIVQKLFEHSSTIVKDIMLRRTSKYLTSMGVHKNGTWACQKMTTMADTPRQMDMVARGVYKYCTPLFNDQFGNYVIQCVLKFGFPWNNFIFESIVSNFCTIVQNRYGARAVRACLEAHDIITQEQLLVLSGMILLYAEYLATDSNGALLVTWFLDTSSLLNRHSILTEKLLPHIVELCCDRLASLTILKILNFRSDENAKKIILDTVFGSSEDAKPPPQILYQILSDTNYGSTFVYKVLSTPLLEGDVRNHVIQQVRLVLSEHSGPQHRRLMEEVGFAATNNGSSSGTNNATPSKHRPTLSHVFTDNSGHMRTVSVSSNRSTGSIPRTLTSSQSQSTSTAQPSSNGTLCCYNYPGTFPGNSGSYSMGTEDLTSQFDMLTLNNNTQISLPLLSMNNQMNGSTNNSYANTNGTFGY, from the coding sequence ATGGTTGATAAGGGTAATAGAAAAGGAACATCTAATTCGTCGAGTGGTTCTGGCTCGAGTCCAGGGTCGAAGTCCCATACTAGACCGAGTCTTTCAAAGATACCAGAGGTGATTGATCCTGGTATTACGGTGCCAATTTACGAAGAGGATATTGTTGACGACCAAGAACAGATAAGTCTGGAGGAGCAGCCCCAGAAGCTTGGATCTTACAGAGCTAAGGCAGGGCGGTTTTCCAACACACTATCCAACTTGCTTCCTAGTATTAGTGCGAAATTGCATCATAATAGAAAGGGTGCTGGTGGAACTGGAAAAAATGTTGTGAGTGTTGTAGATTCCGAGCCGTTGACGGAGCAACACTCAACTTCTGTTGAAATGACGGGGAGCATTACTCCACCGCATGATTTACAGAATGTGATTAGTCTTCCTGATTCTACATATGGTATTACTCAGCCTAGGAATTCTAATGAATCTTACACGTATGGCAATAATGGTTATAATGGTCATTTACAGCCTACGACTTCTAACGGTATATCCAGAACTAGGAACAATACGGTATCATCACAAATAACGTCTCTGTCGAGCATTGCAGCGGCGCCTATAGCAACGTCTAATTCGGGTAACATCTGGACGAATTCTACTGCTAGTCCTGCTGATACTATAAACAACATGGTTTCCACACAATTCAATCCGATTCCACTTCCTGATTTTCCTCAACCAAATTTTTACGATGTGCTTGCTCAACAGCCGCAACAGTTACAGCAGTCACAAACAACTACTTCTCTGTCTGTTCCACATGGTAGTGGGAATTTTTGGGATAAGAGGACTAGGTCACAATCGAATGCCTCGAGTATATACGCGGATGCTCAGTTATTTGACCCTTCTGGCGTTCAGCCTGCTGCACAACCGGGTCGGTCTAGAGCATCTACGTTTGCATCCACTACTCAACCTCCGAGTATTGTGAACAATAGTATTCTTCCTTCAGGTCCGATTATTCAAGATGAAGTTGACCCTAGGTCGTTGAATTGGGTTTCCACCGATCCAGCTGTACCAACCATAAACCAAATATCCCATTTATTGCCATCCAATACCATATCAATTTCCAATGTATATCCcttacaacaacaacaacctCATTTGTCTAACGCTGTCAACTTAACCAGTGCAAGCCTAGCTACCCTATGCTTGAACTTTGGTAAGGTTCTTTCTGCGAGAACTATGAAGACCGTGAACATGGCTATTGTAGAGTTTGACACGGTTGACGCTGCTGTGCGTGCAAAGGATGCGCTAAATGGCAAGGAGGTGTCTTTAGTGGGTGCACCTAGCGCAATTCACTTTGCAAAGGTGTTACCCATGCATCAGCAAGTTAATGTTATCCCTCCTATGCCTTCAAATTCCAATGGCTTACAATCGTTGTTGCAGGAACAATTGTTTTCTGGTGCTGTGACCTTTCAGCAGCAGAATGGGATCGCTATTCCAGTTTTTAATTCTAATGGATTGAATgctcagcaacagcagccaCCATCACATCAATCGCAGGGGCAAACACAGGTCTCGAACCACCCTAACGCAACTCATTCGTTAAGTTCGCTTTCTCATACCCAACCAGATAAAGAACATTGTCCATTCCCACTGCCACCAACTGATATTAAAGAACAGGTTTCTTTATTGGAAGATCTTattaaatctttcaaaattgaacaTGACGATAGCAAAATCAaacatattatttctaatgCCCTCGCTTATCATGGTACTGGTGACACTACTGACTTTGGTCCGTTGCCTGAACCATTACCACATCGTGAGTTTGATGCCCCGAAGCTACGTGAGCTAAGGAAACTCATTGATGCTGATAATATAACAGACTTGGAAATTGAGCAGCTCTCAATTGCTATGCTAGATGAACTACCTGAATTGAGTTCAGATTATCTCGGTAATACTATTGTTCAGAAATTGTTTGAACATTCATCGACCATAGTGAAAGATATTATGTTAAGACGGACAAGCAAATACCTAACATCTATGGGTGTTCATAAGAACGGTACTTGGGCTTGTCAAAAAATGACTACGATGGCTGACACACCCAGGCAAATGGACATGGTAGCTAGAGGGGTTTACAAGTACTGCACACCATTATTCAATGATCAATTTGGCAATTATGTTATTCAATGTGTTTTAAAGTTCGGGTTTCCATGGAATAACTTCATTTTTGAGAGTATTGTCTCCAATTTTTGCACGATTGTGCAAAATCGGTATGGTGCGCGTGCCGTTAGAGCCTGTTTGGAAGCTCACGATATAATTACACAGGAGCAATTATTGGTTCTAAGCGGCATGATACTTCTGTATGCGGAGTATTTGGCCACAGACAGCAATGGTGCTTTATTAGTGACTTGGTTTTTGGAcacttcttctttattaaataGACACTCTATTTTGACTGAGAAGTTGCTTCCTCATATTGTTGAGCTATGTTGCGATCGATTGGCATCGCTGACAAtcttgaagattttgaactTCAGAAGCGAtgaaaatgcaaaaaagaTCATCTTGGACACTGTGTTCGGTTCTTCAGAAGATGCTAAACCACCACCtcaaatattatatcaaaTTTTGAGTGATACAAACTACGGTTCCACTTTTGTTTACAAGGTTCTTTCTACTCCATTACTAGAAGGCGATGTCAGAAATCATGTCATTCAGCAAGTACGTCTAGTTCTGTCAGAGCATAGTGGCCCTCAACATCGCCGTCTCATGGAAGAGGTTGGATTTGCTGCTACAAACAACGGAAGTTCTTCAGGTACTAACAATGCAACGCCCTCCAAACACCGGCCCACACTCTCACATGTGTTCACTGATAATTCCGGGCATATGAGAACTGTTTCTGTTAGTAGCAACCGTAGTACAGGTTCCATTCCTAGGACTTTGACTAGCAGTCAGTCTCAATCCACTTCTACTGCCCAACCAAGTTCAAACGGAACTTTATGTTGTTATAACTATCCTGGAACGTTCCCAGGAAACTCTGGCTCATATTCCATGGGTACAGAGGATTTAACCTCCCAATTCGATATGTTGACATTGAACAACAATACACAGATATCCCTACCACTATTAAGCATGAACAACCAAATGAATGGCAGCACTAACAACAGCTATGCGAACACCAATGGGACGTTTGGTTATTaa
- a CDS encoding uncharacterized protein (similar to Ashbya gossypii AGL302C) — protein sequence MPGQILSVPFISQLEDMDKYLMEYRSLKLMPQNGVIPLQQQQQGQSQQQQYRYQNRAGGQGMSGQQRKRISHGSNNSSVNHYVSGAAVDAGNCNSGGKRFQIGNLQAKYGAHHHGHHHHHHHHQQQQQQQQQLINPLQTSFQKTYPQVFYPSSSKPNGNGSNISLPLIAQQTPQPGQQQSFLTSSSSSGSTSPPRLQSSISGGSTINSLSSDFGDYIMPSDFHKQYDSIAYGQTASGSPAMSNFNMVSPFVQSNSPPISSAATSNDLMQVFPSSLLGDTSSSGNVSSLNGSRSMVASMFSSNSFPSSSNQSTFTMLPAASSTWGNSTGVSTAGPTTVNQSSTSSTASGSFGIWNNDMSVWG from the coding sequence ATGCCAGGTCAAATATTGAGCGTCCCATTTATCTCCCAGCTTGAAGATATGGATAAGTATTTGATGGAATATCGGTCTCTGAAATTGATGCCACAAAATGGGGTAATTCCTttacagcagcaacagcaggGTCAGtctcagcaacagcagtaCAGGTACCAAAATCGTGCTGGCGGTCAGGGGATGTCTGGCCAGCAGCGTAAAAGGATAAGCCACGGTTCCAATAACAGCAGTGTTAATCATTATGTTAGTGGGGCTGCTGTGGATGCTGGCAACTGCAACAGTGGTGGTAAGCGTTTCCAAATCGGTAACTTGCAAGCCAAGTATGGAGCCCACCACCATGgccatcaccatcatcatcatcaccaccagcagcagcagcagcaacagcagcaattgATTAATCCATTGCAAACGTCTTTTCAAAAGACTTATCCACAGGTTTTCTACCCCAgttcttcaaaaccaaatggTAATGGAAGCAATATTTCTTTGCCTTTGATCGCTCAACAAACACCACAACCCGGGCAACAACAAAGCTTTTTGACTTCCAGCTCGTCTTCAGGCTCTACTTCGCCACCTAGATTGCAAAGTTCTATAAGTGGAGGATCTACAATTAACTCGTTAAGTAGTGACTTTGGTGACTATATTATGCCAAGCGACTTCCATAAGCAATATGATAGTATTGCTTATGGACAGACTGCAAGTGGCAGCCCAGCCATGAGCAACTTTAACATGGTATCTCCTTTTGTTCAGAGCAATAGTCCTCCGATCTCAAGTGCTGCAACTTCTAACGATTTGATGCAAGTATTCCCATCTTCTTTGCTGGGTGATACATCTTCTAGCGGCAATGTCTCGTCTTTGAATGGATCCAGGTCTATGGTGGCATCCATGTTCTCCTCTAACTcgtttccttcttcttccaatcAATCTACTTTTACGATGTTGCCGGCTGCTAGTTCCACCTGGGGGAATTCAACTGGTGTTTCCACTGCTGGTCCTACAACGGTTAATCAGTCGAGCACCTCGTCTACTGCCTCAGGTTCTTTTGGTATTTGGAATAACGACATGAGTGTCTGGGGTTAA
- the PET112 gene encoding glutamyl-tRNA(Gln) amidotransferase subunit PET112 (similar to Ashbya gossypii AGL303W), translated as MLLIRRLYSSRRGSGGVKFLPEYKLKCGLEIHSQLNTKNKLFSMSTNDPFHAANNPNYHTSYFDVSLPGTQPKLNYEAVLFASKLCLALQCDINLNSQFDRKHYFYGDQPLGYQITQHYKPFAKGGQLIMYRDLDNIDEVMKRIEIVQIQIEQDTGRSLYAGSETGTLIDLNRSNVPLIELVTKPQFNDVKQVCAFIKKYQNLLRHLKISTGDLETGAMRVDVNLSVNGNARVELKNLPNTSSIRNAIICEYQRQVDIIRCGKAEELLSEPQTRGWTGSETVKLRSKETTIDYRYMPDPELPKVTLSSDVLTGVASELPELPDAILTKLLSKPYSMSLKDAKLLTTNSSSHTNLYSTPELQEFYMKTFEEFCKFNGSIIESKLPANWIIHELLGNLNKLRIPLSEASKILDPKTFGEFLNLIYRKSISKASGKLLLFYVLNNFKTSGFTDLQGINFEGLIAEYELNPLNQVDETQLQGICEEILNGVDDGVRRDIISGKKKNAIHFLVGQGMKLSQGRIEAPLLENTFKKILGIKK; from the coding sequence ATGTTACTAATCCGAAGGTTGTACTCTTCTAGGCGTGGTTCTGGAGGGGTGAAGTTTCTTCCAGAATATAAACTTAAATGTGGACTAGAAATCCATTCACAGTTAAATACCAAGAACaaattattttcaatgtCAACTAATGATCCATTTCACGCTGCCAATAACCCCAATTATCATACGTCATACTTTGATGTATCATTACCTGGTACTCAGCCAAAATTAAATTATGAAGCGGTGTTATTTGCTTCAAAGCTATGCTTAGCATTACAATGCGATATTAACCTTAACTCTCAATTTGATAGAAAGCATTACTTTTACGGAGACCAGCCGTTAGGATACCAAATTACACAGCACTACAAACCGTTTGCCAAGGGGGGGCAGTTGATCATGTACCGAGatcttgataatattgaCGAAGTTATGAAGCGTATAgaaattgttcaaatacAAATTGAGCAGGATACGGGTAGATCATTATATGCCGGGTCAGAAACAGGTACGCTTATTGACTTAAATCGCTCTAATGTGCCACTAATAGAGCTGGTCACAAAGCCGCAATTTAACGATGTCAAACAGGTTTGTGCCTTTATCAAGAAGTATCAAAACTTGCTCAGGCACTTAAAAATTTCGACTGGCGACCTGGAGACAGGTGCTATGAGAGTAGATGTAAACTTATCAGTTAATGGAAATGCACGTGTAGAGCTGAAAAATCTACCTAATACAAGCTCTATTAGAAATGCAATTATCTGCGAATATCAGAGGCAAGTAGATATTATTCGCTGTGGTAAGGCTGAAGAATTACTTAGCGAGCCTCAAACCAGAGGTTGGACCGGTTCCGAAACAGTAAAGTTAAGAAGTAAAGAGACTACTATTGATTATAGATATATGCCAGATCCCGAATTACCTAAGGTTACGTTAAGCTCTGATGTACTTACTGGTGTTGCCTCAGAACTTCCAGAACTACCAGATGCCATTTTGACGAAATTGCTAAGCAAACCGTACTCCATGTCTCTCAAAGATGCCAAACTTTTGACAACAAATAGTAGCAGCCATACTAATTTATACTCCACCCCAGAGTTGCAAGAATTCTACATGAAAAcgtttgaagaattttgcAAATTTAATGGTTCTATTATCGAAAGCAAGTTACCTGCCAACTGGATTATTCATGAATTATTGGGtaatttaaacaaattaCGCATTCCCTTAAGCGAAGCTTCTAAAATTCTTGACCCAAAAACATTTGgagagtttttgaatttaatatatcgCAAGTCCATTTCTAAAGCAAGTGGTaaactattattattttatgttttgaacaacttcaaaacttcTGGCTTTACTGACTTGCAGGGTATAAATTTTGAGGGTCTGATAGCAGAGTACGAGTTGAATCCACTCAACCAAGTAGATGAAACTCAGTTGCAAGGTATTTGCGAAGAGATTCTAAATGGAGTAGATGATGGAGTAAGGAGAGATATTATATCTGGTAAGAAAAAGAACGCCATACATTTCCTGGTTGGCCAAGGAATGAAGCTCTCTCAGGGGAGAATTGAAGCTCCATTATTAGAAAACACTTTCAAGAAGATATTAGGCATCAAGAAATaa
- the BUD4 gene encoding Bud4p (similar to Ashbya gossypii AGL306C): MTEQNGLYRSEVAEKVYPSEVVIDMEMSATQDLPSNAFKLANLAPLGGVQERTMQETGSYSATTNPAESGANISEQKRGEGMVFSTSHKSVTFDEQPPSVHEYSVVLEPSAESDNNMCVDSDGGISWDGYNLRGVNTSSELSSKFSMESGQVLSQMHGNIVISGELDHESSSSSAYAQDDLSLGIEKLRLKRVIHTIESPASRIDKGSYSDSQTARPNLASHKKENLEFETSTHSAIFRIRPTSPMTPPTSAARIMSQEQSTLTSEKAYLTNSQELSQLQKSYATNIPTASSLQDIHSKFASSRNSEDFDNSLTSQLPNFSSSPHQNISMGDMRFMGETKDKSRMLNVCSAAATIEDKYTTEYSGRSSPLDSLQGGYRGEASVEDLAIPNELSRSDTLKTLEQSTFSESSSTLTRPQLPPLDPNLFRRLEINDADGTVHLYRQQSSSSSSYGDDINNDDDYYDGDDRQIDADLKKSPGKLSSENSVNRSKDSLKSQSYKKGQLELPVIEFSNENGEIIVESSEDKRATVSDTNDGETIQNESQSSADDDDALASVHDSSPVLKLPPDLPTLPRYESFFDDTYPFGFDSDKSAGSITIGNPPRPDNYLSIWHAQENQLNHINADKGPIFQCRRIAHDNEANKTAKKSLESTPPVSIRDKKFKFKPKIVTRPTIYYSREQWQNLQEASPFYSYEEVGIQETPSLKQLNKSILDPLRRNSIVSKKIQQELKTSERINAYYFNRKSSIRNSHRRGIRSSSSGGMSDSFFKENTDDSTETMNQEFLPKLVSGKNEFANLIEGFVNNENSQVNTSGSTDVVAGNRDSKIFKLWEHSDHENTIFDYINSQKVTNNVIDKLLYRSDVVKEEDENKVIGIGIIKNTKKDTKVDAKKIESIYGFEAVHSNSLGSFKTIEGSLTPVKEQFENTNPSSLSHIKSSSKNVRVSMPYNIYSTEPGSPQSLGRNNTVRSSKSKAVARFDRQSNKHGSMLIGGNNRDRGQLYIELSDINNLKLSDIEQHKTEYAIEFDNGMNVIQTEWTKLPNDGRIELGHEYSVVVDHSLEVSLIITLKCRFEKPKQELVEVIERVPIKNKCKIFGKSKYKYVKTYVNRDSEYDSWEYKFAQDGSFARCKIHLNEEELGKLEYKKQDSEWTLKNEWQREVKPSKNISARGVWELPRVAPYPVGIINMTMCYLPRISPLEKFPKSLKVAEDIVEGYKQQQTIQYEGYMWQEGGDTDVLKRRYFKLNGTRLVAHHEVTRRPRALMNMLKVVRLVNHGSSRELVDVKKRFITDLVLLNECFKLHFENGEEILFNPDTRVEKLEWVEKLTAVIKLNRFHQPWVKKLLAESVAETSNNVT, translated from the coding sequence ATGACTGAACAAAATGGCCTCTATAGAAGTGAGGTAGCCGAGAAGGTATATCCATCAGAGGTAGTTATTGATATGGAAATGTCCGCAACTCAAGATTTACCAAGCAATGCCTTTAAACTGGCCAATCTTGCTCCATTAGGCGGGGTCCAAGAGAGAACAATGCAGGAGACAGGGTCATACAGTGCCACCACAAATCCAGCAGAAAGTGGTGCCAACATAAGCGAGCAAAAACGAGGAGAGGGTATGGTCTTTTCTACATCCCATAAATCGGTTACCTTCGATGAACAGCCACCCAGCGTTCATGAATACAGTGTGGTTCTTGAACCAAGCGCAGAGTCCGATAATAATATGTGCGTTGATAGTGATGGCGGCATTTCTTGGGATGGGTACAATTTAAGGGGGGTAAACACTTCTAGTGAACTCAGCTCAAAATTTAGTATGGAAAGTGGCCAAGTATTAAGCCAGATGCACGGTAATATTGTGATTTCTGGAGAGTTAGACCATGAGAGTAGCAGTTCAAGTGCTTATGCCCAAGACGATTTATCCCTCGGTATTGAAAAGCTGCGTTTAAAGCGTGTGATCCATACTATAGAAAGCCCCGCTAGCAGAATTGACAAAGGGAGTTATTCAGATTCACAAACTGCCCGACCAAACCTTGCTTCACATAAGAAAGAGAATTTAGAGTTTGAAACTTCCACTCATTCAGCTATCTTCAGAATAAGGCCTACATCACCAATGACCCCGCCAACGTCTGCAGCCCGCATCATGTCACAAGAACAATCCACTTTGACGTCTGAGAAGGCATATCTTACAAATAGCCAAGAGCTTTCTCAGTTACAAAAATCATATGCCACAAATATACCAACAGCGTCCTCTTTACAGGATATACATAGCAAGTTTGCATCTTCGAGAAATTctgaagattttgataattcaCTCACTTCTCAATTACCAAATTTCAGCAGCTCACCACATCAAAACATATCTATGGGGGATATGCGTTTTATGGGGGAAACAAAAGATAAAAGTAGGATGCTAAATGTTTGCTCTGCCGCAGCCACAATTGAAGATAAATATACAACCGAGTATTCAGGTCGATCTTCGCCTTTAGATTCCCTACAAGGTGGTTATAGAGGAGAAGCATCAGTAGAAGATTTGGCAATACCAAATGAATTATCCCGAAGCGACACTCTCAAAACTTTAGAACAGTCTACATTTTCAGAATCATCATCTACCTTGACACGTCCTCAATTACCTCCACTGGATCCTAATTTGTTTAGAAGATTGGAGATAAACGATGCAGACGGTACAGTGCACTTATATAGGCAGCAgtcttcctcctcctcctcctatggtgatgatattaataatgatgacGATTATtatgatggtgatgatagGCAAATTGATGCagatttaaagaaatcTCCAGGTAAGCTAAGTTCAGAAAACAGTGTTAACCGTTCTAAAGACAGCCTAAAAAGCCAATCATACAAAAAGGGACAACTTGAACTCCCGGTAATAGAATTTTCCAATGAAAATGGAGAGATCATAGTGGAAAGTTCAGAAGATAAACGAGCAACTGTATCTGATACTAATGATGGTGAAACTATTCAAAATGAAAGTCAATCATCAGcagatgacgatgatgcACTTGCTTCCGTTCACGACTCATCCCCCGTTCTGAAGCTTCCACCAGATCTTCCAACCCTGCCTAGGTATGAATCgttttttgatgatacATATCCTTTTGGATTTGACTCCGATAAATCAGCAGGTTCCATTACTATTGGGAACCCCCCCAGACCTGATAATTATTTGAGTATTTGGCATGCTCAAGAGaatcaattgaatcatATAAATGCTGATAAAGGGCCAATTTTTCAGTGTCGCCGAATAGCTCATGATAATGAAGCAAATAAAACAGCCAAAAAATCATTAGAATCAACTCCACCGGTCAGTATTAGGGACAAAAAGTTTAAGTTTAAGCCAAAGATCGTCACTAGGCCAACGATTTACTATAGCAGGGAGCAATGGCAAAATTTACAGGAAGCTTCTCCATTTTACAGCTATGAGGAAGTTGGAATCCAGGAAACTCCATCCTTGAAGCAATTGAACAAAAGTATTTTGGATCCATTAAGAAGGAACTCAATTGTATCTAAGAAGATTCAACAGGAATTAAAGACTAGTGAAAGAATAAACGCATATTATTTCAATCGTAAGAGTTCGATACGTAATAGCCATAGAAGGGGCATCcgttcttcttcttcggGTGGAATGTCTGactctttttttaaagaaaatacaGACGACAGTACTGAAACTATGAATCAAGAATTTCTGCCAAAGCTTGTATCGGgaaaaaatgaatttgCTAATTTAATTGAAGGCTTTGTCAATAATGAAAATTCTCAAGTTAATACCAGTGGTTCAACCGACGTTGTAGCAGGAAATCgtgattcaaaaatattcaagCTTTGGGAACATTCAGATCACGAAAATACAATCTTTGATTATATCAATTCACAAAAAGTCACGAATAATGTCATCGACAAATTATTGTATCGTTCAGACGTTGTAAAAGAGGAGGATGAAAATAAAGTTATTGGAATAGGcataattaaaaatacaaaaaaagatactAAAGTGGATGCTAAGAAAATCGAAAGCATATATGGCTTTGAGGCAGTGCACTCAAACTCGTTAGGTAGCTTCAAAACCATTGAAGGTTCTTTAACCCCTGTGAAGGAGCAGTTCGAAAATACAAACCCTTCTTCCTTATCGCATATTAAATCGTCATCCAAAAATGTCAGGGTTTCAATGccttataatatatatagcacAGAACCTGGTAGCCCACAATCGTTGGGACGGAACAATACAGTTCGGAGCAGCAAATCTAAAGCTGTCGCTCGGTTTGATAGGCAATCAAATAAACATGGTAGTATGCTTATTGGAGGTAATAATAGAGATCGGGGTCAGTTGTATATCGAATTGTCTGATATCAATAATCTGAAACTTTCTGATATTGAACAACATAAAACAGAATATGCcattgaatttgataatgGGATGAATGTTATCCAAACAGAATGGACAAAATTACCAAATGATGGTAGAATTGAATTAGGACACGAATATTCAGTAGTTGTTGATCATAGTTTGGAGGTTTCTTTGATTATTACTTTGAAATGTCGGTTTGAAAAACCCAAGCAGGAGTTGGTAGAAGTGATCGAACGTGTACCAATAAAAAATAAGTGTAAGATTTTTGgtaaatcaaaatataagTATGTGAAAACGTACGTCAACAGAGATTCAGAATATGATTCTTGGGAGTATAAGTTTGCACAAGATGGTTCCTTCGCGCGTTGTAAAATACATCTAAATGAGGAGGAATTGGGGAAACTAGAGTATAAGAAGCAGGACTCTGAGTGgacattaaaaaatgaatgGCAAAGGGAAGTTAAACCGTCTAAAAATATCTCGGCGAGGGGAGTGTGGGAATTACCTAGAGTCGCTCCTTATCCGGTAGGTATCATCAATATGACGATGTGTTATTTACCACGGATATCACCTCTGGAAAAGTTTCCCAAATCACTTAAGGTAGCcgaagatattgttgaaggtTATAAACAACAACAGACAATTCAATATGAGGGATATATGTGGCAAGAGGGTGGTGACACAGATGTCTTGAAGAGGAGATATTTTAAGTTAAATGGCACGCGGTTAGTGGCACATCATGAAGTCACGAGACGGCCAAGGGCCCTTATGAATATGCTGAAAGTTGTAAGGCTCGTTAATCATGGAAGCTCACGGGAGCTGGTGGATGTAAAGAAAAGATTTATTACCGATCTGGTTCTTCTTAATGAATGTTTCAAGTTACACTTTGAAAATGGCGAAGAGATATTATTTAATCCAGATACGAGAGTAGAAAAGCTAGAATGGGTAGAGAAATTAACTGCAGTAATAAAGTTAAACCGATTTCATCAGCCTTGGGTCAAGAAACTTTTGGCCGAAAGTGTTGCTGAGACTTCCAATAATGTAACCTAA